The nucleotide sequence CTTCGCCTTACGGATCACATCCATCGTCGCCTGGTCGGTGCGGACTTCGTCGGGGATGCCGCGACGCGCCGCCTTGGCATGCCCGTATTCGACCACGCGCCTCACATGTCCCGGCTTGCCGAACACAAGCACATCCTGCGCGTAGTACTCGGTCTTCGGCCGCACGTGGACCGTATGCCGACGGACCACTCTGGGGCCGTCGTAGCAAATGATCTCGTGGGCGCCCCAATGGCGGCGTGGGATGCGGATCGGGGCGCAGCCGACAAAGTCGCCATCGACATAGATGCGCCCGCCGATCGGCCAGCCGATGAAGATCTCGCCGTAGAACACATCGGGCCACGGATCGAATACGTTGACATTGATGTTGACGAAAAAGCGGCGCGGCCGCACTTCAAACGACGCCAGGTCGGTCGCGCACCAGTTCCAATAGCGCCGGGCGATCTTGCGGTTGACCGTCCGAATGTAGCCGAGCCGGTCATCGCCCGCCCAGAAGTCGCGCAGATCGGCATCGTGGTACACCGCATCGCGTCCATTGACCGTGCGCAGGTACACCGGCCAGTCGGGCGGGCTGATCGGAAACTCCGAGGCGATCGCCTGCACATACTCGATGCCCGGCGGACCATCGACAGTCCAGTCGAAGGAATCGTAGCGGCGCGGAAACTCGACGACTGTCCCGCCCGGCACGAAGTTGTCGTCCCACGGGTCATACGGAAACAGGATGTTGAGCCGCCCGCGCGTGTCGATGTTGTAAAGAATCAGAAAGCAATCGCGCGTGGTCTCGACAAACATGCGGATGTCGTCGCCGGGCGAGTAGATGCCGCCTTCGCCGCGATCCGGCCAGATCCACACCTGCAGATCATCCTTCGGATGCGTGCTGATCTTCAGCGTCGCGGATACGCTGACGTCGGCGACTGCGTTCGCTGCCGCCATCAACAATACGGCAACCAGCGTAATCGCGGCGGTCAGCGTCGTCCCGTGTGTGATTTGACGTGTCTTCATCGCATCCTCCTGTGCGTCAAACTCCGTCCGATTGCGGCAGGGCGGGTTTCAGTTCGGGCAAACCCGCGACCAACTGGTACGCCCAGTCGACGAGCACCCAGGTGTCGCCCCGGGACGTGACCCGGAACTTGGCGAAGTGGTTCTCGTTGGTCCACACGACGTAGGTGTGCCCCTCGATCAATTCGGCCCAGCCGATGTGCGACCATCCCTGTTCGGGCGCCCAGTCGAGCTGATCCATGTCGTCGGTGTAGCCGAAGTCCTGAATGTCGTTGTAATCGCTGGAATTATTGTAGACGGCAACCGCCGTGAGAATCCCCAGTGCGTCGTCGTAGTAGACTTCGATGTGCGCCGAGGGATGCCCGATGGGAACCGACACGCCATGTTCGATATCGAAACCGGCGATGCCGGTCACGTCCGCATCCAGCAGGACATCCTCACCCTCGGGACGCGGCGTATCGACCGTCGGATCGCTCGCGTACGACAGCGCACTTTCGTTGCCGGCAAAATCAGTTGCACTGATCGCATAGTAATAGGTGTGGCCGTTGGCGACGTCGTCACGATCCACATACACAAAGTCGGGATTGTCCGGATCCCAGGCGCCCGCGCCCACAACCGCCAGCAGGAAGAAATCGCCGGAAGATTGCGGCTCGTTGTCGGCGCGCCAGATGAGATACTCATCGAGATCATCCTCGGAACTGCCAAACCAGTACACCGTGACCGCGCGGTCCCCGGTGACCGTATAGACGCCGCGCGGGACGCCCGGCGCGGTGTCATCCGGTGCGACCACGACGGTATCGCCGTTGAACTCGCATCCGAACAGCAGGTTTCCGATCAGAAACCCCATACCCAGGATAATCCGATTGCTCATCATGGCCAGCCTCCTTCCGGCTCTCCGGGCATTGGTATGGCAAGGGCCGTGCCAGAGCAGTGGAATGAGCGTATGCTTATGTAGTTATTTGTGTTACGTACGCCTTAGGAAGTATCGCATTAAGTGTGAATGGACACGATTCCGGCGAACGGCGGGCCGGGTGCACGGGAATTGGGCACTGGTACAGTTTGGTTTTGGGATTGAATCGAACAGTCGATTAGTAGTATAGGGAGAGTCTATGCCAATCAAACAACACGCAAAGCGATGGTCTGTCAAAGAGCAGATCATCAATGACGACGCAACCGGTCTATCATTTCAGTTTGAGGTCGCGTCAGACGGAAAGCCGCGGCTTATGGTTTATGGAGAATTGCCGTTTGGAAACCGCGAACTACTTTTCGATGAAGATGGCGCTGAGGCCGGTGCGGGTACCTGCACAACCGGCCCCTGTTGCGCCATGTGGATCAAGGTAATAGAAGATTAACCGACGCGTTGGTTACAGCGCGGCAGTTTTCCA is from Candidatus Zixiibacteriota bacterium and encodes:
- a CDS encoding DUF4384 domain-containing protein; protein product: MKTRQITHGTTLTAAITLVAVLLMAAANAVADVSVSATLKISTHPKDDLQVWIWPDRGEGGIYSPGDDIRMFVETTRDCFLILYNIDTRGRLNILFPYDPWDDNFVPGGTVVEFPRRYDSFDWTVDGPPGIEYVQAIASEFPISPPDWPVYLRTVNGRDAVYHDADLRDFWAGDDRLGYIRTVNRKIARRYWNWCATDLASFEVRPRRFFVNINVNVFDPWPDVFYGEIFIGWPIGGRIYVDGDFVGCAPIRIPRRHWGAHEIICYDGPRVVRRHTVHVRPKTEYYAQDVLVFGKPGHVRRVVEYGHAKAARRGIPDEVRTDQATMDVIRKAKATTRSKTDAASRESSASARKEWTNRGEQSRDTRVEQSRTARGEQGRSTRAADRRELTEQSKTTTQTMERVTTRPEPTRQTESKDRVVVKSQKSKTADSKSSGALRIDRVISKTVKSAVKVAKSAGDAAKSAVDAREFKGKTNSAPRANAPTAERGQAKSDRSSRGRP